A window of Tautonia plasticadhaerens contains these coding sequences:
- a CDS encoding MlaD family protein: protein MRREIGPIRALASGVFCLGILGLAGFGAVQVASKNWQVQDTYRLLAEFESVAGLEPGGRVFVQGVDAGVVEGIEPPDEPGRPVRLVLRVDARLRPLIRTDAEARIVTQGVVGARVVEISPGSPGAEVLPEGGLVRSVPPIELADLMREATDALARVDAVADEAERGLAEVNAIASSIRGGEGTIGRLLTDDEPVDRLVSLTDRGERTLTDLQDNLDAIKNTWPISRYFTRRGYDDRELALYRPNSDRYAMTLSESDLFEPGRAMLTEPGRGRLDEVAKWTKEHLTKQTDVIVAAYTDGALDDLLAERLTQQQAEAVRRYLVDSHGLDSAGWFRSRTVAAVGFGRHRPQIPSADPQSGGPDRRVEIILFTPQA, encoded by the coding sequence ATGAGACGAGAGATCGGGCCGATCAGGGCGCTGGCCAGCGGGGTCTTCTGCCTGGGGATCCTCGGCCTGGCCGGCTTCGGGGCGGTGCAGGTCGCCTCGAAGAACTGGCAGGTGCAGGACACCTATCGGCTCCTGGCAGAATTCGAGTCGGTCGCCGGCCTGGAGCCGGGCGGCCGGGTCTTCGTGCAGGGTGTGGACGCGGGGGTCGTCGAGGGGATCGAGCCCCCGGACGAGCCGGGAAGGCCGGTCCGGCTGGTGCTCCGGGTCGATGCCCGGCTCCGGCCGTTGATCCGCACCGACGCCGAGGCCCGGATCGTCACCCAGGGGGTCGTCGGCGCCCGGGTGGTCGAGATCAGCCCCGGCAGCCCCGGCGCCGAGGTCCTGCCCGAAGGCGGGCTCGTCCGGAGCGTCCCCCCCATCGAGCTGGCCGACCTGATGCGAGAGGCCACCGACGCCCTGGCCCGCGTCGACGCCGTCGCCGACGAGGCCGAGCGCGGACTGGCCGAGGTCAACGCCATCGCCTCCTCGATCCGGGGGGGAGAGGGCACCATCGGCCGGCTGCTCACCGACGACGAGCCGGTCGATCGCCTCGTCAGCCTCACCGACCGGGGCGAGCGGACCCTGACCGACCTCCAGGACAACCTGGACGCCATCAAGAACACCTGGCCCATCTCCCGGTACTTCACCCGACGCGGGTACGACGACCGCGAGTTGGCCCTCTATCGGCCGAACTCCGACCGCTACGCGATGACCCTGTCCGAGTCGGACCTCTTCGAGCCCGGCCGGGCGATGCTGACCGAGCCCGGCCGGGGCAGGCTGGACGAGGTCGCCAAGTGGACCAAGGAGCACCTGACCAAGCAGACCGACGTCATCGTCGCCGCCTACACCGACGGCGCGCTCGACGACCTGCTCGCCGAGCGGCTCACCCAGCAGCAGGCCGAGGCGGTCCGCCGGTACCTCGTCGACTCCCACGGCCTCGACTCGGCCGGCTGGTTCCGCTCCCGGACCGTCGCCGCCGTCGGCTTCGGCCGCCACCGGCCCCAGATCCCCTCGGCCGACCCGCAGTCGGGCGGGCCGGACCGGAGGGTGGAGATCATCCTCTTCACCCCCCAGGCGTGA
- a CDS encoding MlaE family ABC transporter permease: protein MPIGMLIDLGRFVDFSARACLAAPLALVRRPGDVLRQFERVAWGSLPIVGVAGLSIGLVTWLQTRRLLLRYGVEATLPSVLAAAVLVETGPMLAAILVAARLGAGLAAELSSKVLTEEVDAAEVLGAPAIPSLVAPRVVACTLAVPLLTVVLDASALLGGLAAELAGGSLSARAYGARCLDYLRLADVLPGTLKTAIFGLIVGLVGCWVGLRSERSTEAIGGSATRGVVASVLLIFAANVVLVPLIQWATSAIGWVG, encoded by the coding sequence ATGCCGATCGGGATGCTGATCGACCTGGGTCGCTTCGTCGACTTCTCGGCGAGGGCGTGCCTGGCGGCGCCCCTGGCCCTCGTCCGGAGGCCGGGGGACGTGCTCCGGCAGTTCGAGCGAGTGGCCTGGGGGAGCCTGCCGATCGTCGGGGTCGCGGGCCTGAGCATCGGGCTGGTGACGTGGTTGCAGACCCGCCGCCTGCTCCTGAGATACGGGGTCGAGGCGACCTTGCCGAGCGTGCTGGCGGCGGCGGTCCTGGTCGAGACGGGCCCGATGCTGGCGGCGATCCTGGTGGCGGCCCGGCTCGGCGCGGGGCTGGCGGCCGAGTTGAGTTCCAAGGTCCTGACCGAGGAGGTGGACGCGGCCGAGGTGCTCGGCGCCCCGGCCATCCCGAGCCTGGTGGCCCCCCGGGTGGTCGCCTGCACCCTGGCCGTGCCGCTGTTGACGGTCGTGCTCGACGCCTCGGCCCTGCTTGGCGGCCTGGCGGCCGAGCTGGCCGGCGGGTCGCTCTCGGCGAGGGCCTACGGCGCGCGTTGCCTGGACTACCTGAGGCTGGCCGACGTGCTCCCCGGGACGCTCAAGACGGCCATCTTCGGCCTGATCGTCGGGCTCGTCGGCTGCTGGGTCGGGCTGCGGTCGGAGCGGTCGACGGAGGCGATCGGCGGGTCGGCGACCCGGGGGGTGGTGGCCTCGGTCCTGCTGATCTTCGCCGCCAACGTGGTGCTCGTGCCGCTGATCCAGTGGGCGACGTCGGCGATCGGCTGGGTCGGCTGA
- a CDS encoding fatty acid desaturase family protein: MMSDPPRDASWKAIHHRLVPLMRPDNRTNIGYLLKEYALLGLVLTACGLAHARWSGGGLPGWAYLPIAAVGVFAVGAIQHRFSALAHDASHYALFRNKLANELAGDLLLMFPIFGMTQRFRATHLGHHQYLNDPERDPDIARLNDPVPHRFPMPKGEFVRRYVLAAALWPPATLRYLFGQAKGANSSSGAVSGSLRNVYRFRLGRCLRGAYWLSVLTVVHATGTWALFFLYWVLPALTIFPMLMQLREISHHSNAPGEDRVAGSRIFRVHPFWSACVFPYGQDDHLTHHLFAMLPHYNMKAANRILLEDPRIRDRVVVCRGFFFRTLGTDGPSVLDVLARRPEPGDLIWDGPPRRSDRAEAEAEAPEAATLAPAS; this comes from the coding sequence ATGATGAGCGATCCGCCCCGAGACGCCTCGTGGAAGGCGATCCACCACCGGCTGGTGCCCCTGATGCGGCCGGACAACCGGACGAACATCGGGTATCTCCTGAAGGAATACGCGCTGCTCGGCCTGGTGCTGACGGCCTGCGGGCTGGCCCACGCGAGGTGGTCGGGCGGGGGGCTGCCGGGCTGGGCGTACCTGCCGATCGCGGCAGTCGGGGTCTTCGCCGTCGGGGCGATCCAGCATCGCTTCTCGGCCCTGGCGCACGACGCCAGCCACTACGCCCTGTTCCGGAATAAGCTGGCCAACGAGCTGGCCGGCGACCTGCTGCTGATGTTCCCGATTTTCGGGATGACCCAGCGGTTCCGGGCCACCCACCTGGGGCATCATCAGTACCTCAACGATCCCGAGCGCGACCCGGACATCGCCCGCCTGAACGACCCGGTGCCGCACCGGTTCCCCATGCCGAAGGGGGAGTTCGTCCGCCGGTATGTCCTGGCGGCGGCCCTCTGGCCCCCGGCGACGCTCCGCTACCTGTTCGGCCAGGCCAAGGGGGCGAACTCCAGCAGCGGGGCGGTCTCGGGATCCTTGCGGAACGTCTACCGCTTCCGGCTGGGACGGTGCCTCCGGGGGGCATACTGGCTGTCGGTCCTGACGGTCGTGCACGCCACCGGGACCTGGGCCCTGTTCTTCCTCTACTGGGTGCTCCCGGCGCTGACGATCTTCCCGATGCTGATGCAGCTCCGGGAGATCTCCCACCACAGCAACGCCCCGGGGGAGGACCGGGTCGCCGGCTCCCGGATCTTCCGGGTCCACCCGTTCTGGTCGGCCTGCGTGTTCCCGTACGGGCAGGACGACCACCTGACGCATCACCTGTTCGCCATGCTGCCCCATTACAACATGAAGGCGGCCAACCGGATCCTCCTGGAAGACCCCCGGATCCGGGACCGAGTGGTCGTCTGCCGGGGGTTCTTCTTCCGGACCCTCGGCACCGACGGTCCCTCGGTGCTCGACGTGCTGGCCCGGCGGCCCGAGCCGGGGGATCTGATCTGGGACGGCCCCCCCCGGCGGTCGGATCGGGCTGAAGCCGAAGCCGAGGCACCAGAGGCCGCCACGCTCGCCCCCGCCTCCTGA
- a CDS encoding tRNA (cytidine(34)-2'-O)-methyltransferase, which translates to MPTPSVPEPAGPPPRLHVVLYQPEIAANVGAVGRTCVAIGAMLWLVRPLGFLIGDRQLKRAGLDYWEHLRWRVVDDLEEMAGCVGPDRCCWAFSTRAERAFTEAQYREGDALVFGPESRGLPGRLVEDRPDRAVRIPIRAEARSLNLSVSVAVGAFEAIRQIEAG; encoded by the coding sequence ATGCCCACCCCGTCAGTCCCCGAACCCGCAGGCCCTCCCCCCCGGCTGCATGTCGTCCTGTATCAGCCGGAGATCGCGGCGAACGTGGGGGCCGTCGGCCGGACGTGCGTGGCGATCGGGGCGATGCTCTGGCTGGTCCGGCCGCTGGGGTTCCTGATCGGCGACCGCCAGTTGAAGCGGGCGGGCCTGGACTACTGGGAACACCTGCGCTGGCGGGTCGTCGACGACCTGGAGGAGATGGCCGGGTGCGTCGGCCCGGATCGCTGCTGCTGGGCCTTCAGCACCCGGGCCGAGCGGGCTTTCACCGAGGCCCAATACCGGGAGGGGGACGCCCTGGTCTTCGGCCCCGAGAGCCGTGGGCTGCCGGGGCGGCTCGTCGAGGATCGGCCGGATCGGGCCGTCCGGATCCCGATCCGGGCCGAGGCCAGGAGCCTCAACCTCTCCGTCTCGGTCGCGGTCGGTGCCTTCGAGGCGATCCGGCAGATCGAGGCCGGCTGA
- a CDS encoding endonuclease/exonuclease/phosphatase family protein — MPRALLRLVASALAAWTVADRAWAQGPETIRVATFNASLNRPEPGGLVRDLGSTDDPQARAVAEVIRRVRPDVLLVNEFDFDPEGRAADLFRRNYLESPRGATEPLRYEFAYVPEVNTGVPSGADLDSDGRVVVEPGSRGYGNDAIGYGEFPGQYGMVVYSRFPIEEEGVRSFREVLWKDMPGALLPTREDGSPWYSPEALAVLRLSSKTHVDVPIRIGDSELHLLASHPTPPAFDGPERRNARRNHDEIRLWADYLSGGPAASYLVPGGQAPEPPERFVILGDLNADPLDGSSLPGAIDRLLDHPRVDASFVPTGAGAAEAARLQGGINAEHRGDPSRDTADFDDDRVGNLRVDYVLPSRGLTVSGGGVFWPTAGPTADSDHRLVFLDVDWP; from the coding sequence ATGCCCCGCGCCCTGCTTCGCCTGGTCGCCTCCGCCCTCGCCGCCTGGACCGTCGCCGATCGGGCCTGGGCCCAGGGCCCGGAAACCATCCGGGTCGCCACCTTCAACGCCTCGCTCAACCGCCCGGAGCCGGGGGGCCTTGTCCGGGATCTGGGCTCGACGGACGACCCCCAGGCCAGGGCGGTCGCCGAGGTCATCCGGCGGGTCCGGCCCGACGTGCTGCTCGTCAACGAGTTCGACTTCGACCCCGAAGGGAGGGCCGCCGACCTGTTCCGGCGCAACTACCTGGAGTCCCCGCGGGGAGCGACCGAGCCGCTCCGGTACGAATTCGCTTACGTCCCCGAGGTCAACACCGGCGTCCCGAGCGGCGCCGACCTGGACAGCGACGGTCGGGTCGTCGTCGAGCCCGGCTCCCGGGGCTACGGCAACGACGCGATCGGCTACGGCGAGTTCCCCGGCCAGTACGGCATGGTGGTCTACTCCCGGTTCCCGATCGAGGAGGAGGGCGTCCGATCCTTCCGGGAGGTCCTCTGGAAGGACATGCCCGGCGCCCTGCTCCCTACCCGGGAGGACGGCTCGCCCTGGTACTCACCCGAGGCGCTGGCGGTGCTGCGGCTGTCGTCGAAGACGCACGTGGACGTGCCGATCCGGATCGGGGACTCGGAGCTGCACCTGCTGGCCAGCCACCCGACGCCCCCGGCCTTCGACGGGCCGGAGCGGAGGAACGCCCGCCGCAACCACGACGAGATCCGGCTCTGGGCCGACTACCTCTCGGGGGGCCCCGCCGCCTCGTACCTCGTCCCCGGCGGGCAGGCCCCGGAACCCCCGGAGCGGTTCGTGATCCTCGGCGACCTGAACGCCGACCCGTTGGACGGTTCCAGCCTGCCCGGGGCGATCGACCGATTGCTCGACCACCCCAGGGTCGACGCCTCCTTCGTCCCCACCGGCGCCGGGGCCGCCGAGGCCGCCCGCCTCCAGGGCGGGATCAACGCCGAGCACCGGGGAGACCCGTCGCGCGACACCGCCGACTTCGACGACGACCGGGTCGGCAACCTTCGGGTCGATTACGTGCTGCCGTCCCGGGGGCTGACCGTCTCCGGAGGGGGCGTCTTCTGGCCGACGGCCGGCCCGACGGCCGATTCGGACCACCGCCTCGTCTTCCTCGACGTCGACTGGCCCTGA